One Orrella dioscoreae genomic window carries:
- the pcnB gene encoding polynucleotide adenylyltransferase PcnB — protein MITDTIKRFVSRLLRPTASGPQRIARDRHGIDRRNVSRHAIKVCEVLRQHGYEGYIVGGAVRDLIVGLEPKDFDVATNATPEQTRPLFRRARIIGRRFQLVHVVFGQEVIETSTFRAPAAATQKTDEHGRILSDNEFGTQEQDAIRRDFTINALYYDPLTEEVIDYCHGVDDLKKRVVRMIGDPQTRYREDPVRMLRAVRFSAKLNGQIHPETLSPIRPMADLLGNVPASRLFDEMLKLLTCGHAMDCLRQLREVGLHRGLLPLLDVVLEQPGGERFVELALERTDVRVRSGKSVSPSFLFAALLWQLVDVRWKQLLEQGEHTIPALTQAADSVLDEQTEKLAIQRRYAADMREIWFMQPRFERRLGKTIWRMIEQPRFRAAVDFLQLRAAAGQFDSVLAQWWMDLADNDDASRAAMIEALANEPREEGTGAARKRRRRPRRKPQGGAAPAGE, from the coding sequence ATGATTACCGACACCATCAAGCGTTTCGTCTCGCGCCTGCTGCGCCCCACGGCCAGCGGCCCCCAACGCATCGCCCGCGACCGCCACGGCATCGACCGCCGCAACGTCTCGCGCCACGCGATCAAGGTCTGCGAGGTGTTGCGCCAGCATGGCTACGAAGGCTATATCGTGGGCGGCGCGGTGCGCGACCTGATCGTCGGCCTGGAACCCAAGGACTTCGACGTCGCCACCAACGCCACGCCGGAGCAGACCCGCCCGCTGTTCCGCCGCGCCCGCATCATCGGCCGTCGCTTCCAGCTGGTGCACGTGGTGTTCGGACAGGAGGTCATCGAGACATCGACCTTCCGCGCGCCGGCCGCCGCCACGCAGAAGACCGACGAGCACGGCCGCATCCTGAGCGACAACGAGTTCGGCACCCAGGAACAGGACGCCATCCGCCGCGACTTCACGATCAACGCGCTGTACTACGATCCGCTGACGGAAGAGGTCATCGACTACTGTCACGGCGTGGACGACCTGAAGAAGCGCGTGGTGCGCATGATCGGCGATCCGCAGACCCGTTACCGCGAAGACCCCGTGCGCATGCTGCGCGCCGTGCGCTTCTCGGCCAAGCTCAACGGCCAGATCCACCCCGAGACGCTGTCGCCCATCCGCCCGATGGCCGACCTGCTGGGCAACGTGCCCGCTTCGCGCCTCTTCGACGAAATGCTGAAGCTGCTGACCTGTGGCCACGCCATGGATTGCCTGCGCCAACTGCGTGAAGTGGGCCTGCATCGCGGCCTGCTGCCGCTGCTGGACGTGGTGCTGGAGCAGCCCGGCGGCGAGCGTTTCGTCGAACTGGCGCTGGAGCGCACCGACGTGCGCGTGCGCAGCGGCAAGAGCGTGAGCCCCAGCTTCCTGTTCGCCGCGCTGCTGTGGCAGTTGGTGGACGTGCGCTGGAAGCAGTTGCTGGAACAGGGCGAGCACACCATTCCCGCGCTGACGCAGGCCGCCGACTCGGTGCTGGACGAACAGACCGAGAAGCTGGCCATCCAGCGCCGTTATGCCGCCGATATGCGCGAGATCTGGTTCATGCAGCCGCGCTTCGAGCGCCGCCTGGGCAAGACGATCTGGCGCATGATCGAGCAGCCGCGCTTCCGCGCGGCCGTGGACTTCCTGCAACTGCGCGCCGCCGCCGGCCAGTTCGACAGCGTGCTGGCCCAGTGGTGGATGGACCTGGCTGACAACGACGACGCCTCGCGCGCCGCGATGATCGAGGCGCTGGCCAACGAGCCGCGCGAGGAAGGCACGGGCGCCGCCCGCAAGCGCCGCCGCCGTCCGCGCCGCAAGCCGCAAGGTGGCGCGGCGCCAGCCGGCGAATGA
- a CDS encoding HAD family hydrolase gives MTTLPARIALFDLDHTLLPLDSDYQWADYLARTGRAGDPQVARQRNEDLMVRYNEGRLTAEQAAEFMLGLLAAHTPFDLATWHESFMAEVVRPAIQPQALALVDQHLAAGDLVAIVTATNTFVTAPIARAFGVPTLIGTEPQFVNGRYTGRIDGTPSFKEGKVTRVAAWLETLGTRLDAFETSYFYSDSVNDLPLLEVVTHPVAANPSPALREIALSRGWTVLDLFSELEDLKS, from the coding sequence ATGACCACCCTTCCCGCCCGGATTGCCCTGTTCGACCTGGACCACACGCTGCTGCCCCTGGACAGCGATTACCAGTGGGCCGACTACCTGGCCCGCACGGGACGCGCGGGCGATCCGCAGGTGGCGCGCCAGCGCAACGAAGACCTGATGGTGCGCTACAACGAAGGACGGCTCACCGCCGAGCAGGCGGCCGAGTTCATGCTTGGCCTGCTTGCCGCGCACACGCCCTTCGACCTGGCCACCTGGCACGAATCCTTCATGGCCGAGGTCGTGCGCCCAGCCATCCAGCCCCAGGCGCTGGCGCTGGTGGACCAGCATCTGGCCGCGGGCGACCTGGTCGCCATCGTCACGGCCACCAATACCTTCGTCACTGCCCCGATCGCGCGCGCCTTCGGCGTGCCCACGCTGATCGGGACCGAACCGCAGTTCGTGAACGGCCGCTACACCGGCCGCATCGACGGCACGCCCAGCTTCAAGGAAGGCAAGGTGACGCGCGTCGCCGCCTGGCTCGAGACCCTGGGCACGCGCCTGGACGCCTTCGAGACCAGCTATTTCTACAGCGACTCGGTCAATGACCTGCCGCTGCTCGAGGTGGTCACGCATCCGGTGGCCGCCAACCCCTCGCCCGCCCTGCGCGAGATCGCGCTGTCGCGCGGCTGGACCGTGCTGGACCTGTTCAGCGAACTGGAAGACCTGAAGTCCTGA
- the hda gene encoding DnaA regulatory inactivator Hda: MNRQLLLDVLPEPAPSFSNFIPGPNDEALAGARALAPGHAAYFWGPAGSGRSHLLRALAALPQARYFGADADPQALRDAPDAQQPPRLIAVDDVHLLGEEAQAALFALYNRWRESAASGRAFALAVAGDRAPMNMPLREDLRTRLGWDLVFRLALLSDTDKLAALTLQAGDRGLQLAPEVLNWILTRYERDMRRLATLLDALDRYSLASGRAITIPLLRAMLADQEANRPQ, encoded by the coding sequence ATGAATCGCCAATTGCTCCTGGACGTGCTGCCCGAACCGGCGCCGTCGTTTTCCAACTTCATTCCCGGACCCAACGACGAGGCGCTGGCCGGCGCGCGCGCGCTGGCGCCGGGACATGCCGCCTATTTCTGGGGGCCGGCGGGCAGCGGCCGCAGCCACCTGCTGCGTGCGCTGGCGGCCTTGCCGCAGGCGCGCTATTTCGGCGCCGACGCCGATCCGCAAGCCTTGCGCGACGCGCCCGACGCCCAGCAGCCGCCCCGGCTGATCGCGGTGGACGACGTGCACCTGCTGGGCGAGGAAGCCCAGGCGGCGCTCTTTGCCCTGTACAATCGCTGGCGCGAATCGGCCGCTTCGGGCCGCGCTTTCGCGCTGGCTGTCGCTGGCGACCGCGCGCCGATGAACATGCCCTTGCGCGAAGACCTGCGCACCCGGCTGGGCTGGGACCTGGTCTTCCGCCTGGCGTTGCTGTCCGATACCGACAAGCTGGCCGCATTGACGCTGCAGGCCGGTGACCGGGGCCTGCAGTTGGCCCCGGAAGTCCTGAACTGGATCCTGACCCGCTACGAGCGCGACATGCGCCGGCTCGCCACGCTGCTGGACGCCCTGGACCGTTATTCCCTGGCATCCGGCCGCGCCATCACCATTCCGCTGCTGCGCGCCATGCTGGCAGACCAAGAAGCCAACCGACCTCAATGA
- the purM gene encoding phosphoribosylformylglycinamidine cyclo-ligase, with product MTNPHSAPLTYRDAGVDIDAGDALVDRIKPLAAKTMREGVMAGIGGFGALFEVPRKYREPVLVSGTDGVGTKLKLAFEWNRHDTVGIDLVAMSVNDILVQGAEPLFFLDYFACGKLSVDTAASVVGGIARGCELAGCALIGGETAEMPGMYPDGEYDLAGFAVGAVEKSTIIDGKTIVPGDVVLGLASSGAHSNGYSLLRKIIARAGARPEQDFHGKPLVETVMAPTRIYVKQVLAALAAHGTAIKGLAHITGGGLLDNVPRILQPGLQARLHRDAWQMPELFSWLQREGGVADEEMHRVFNCGIGMVVVVPAAQADAVAQTLLSQGETVSVLGEIVEQGKDAPQTIVV from the coding sequence ATGACAAATCCTCACTCGGCTCCCCTGACCTACCGCGACGCTGGCGTCGACATCGACGCAGGCGACGCGCTGGTCGATCGCATCAAGCCCTTGGCCGCCAAGACCATGCGCGAAGGGGTGATGGCTGGCATCGGCGGTTTCGGCGCGCTTTTCGAAGTGCCCAGGAAATACCGCGAGCCCGTGCTGGTCTCCGGCACCGACGGCGTGGGCACCAAGCTCAAGCTGGCCTTCGAGTGGAACCGCCATGACACGGTCGGCATCGACCTGGTCGCCATGAGCGTCAACGACATCCTGGTGCAGGGCGCCGAGCCGCTCTTCTTCCTGGACTACTTCGCCTGCGGCAAGCTGTCGGTCGACACGGCCGCCAGCGTCGTGGGCGGCATCGCCCGCGGCTGCGAACTGGCCGGCTGCGCGCTGATCGGCGGCGAAACCGCCGAAATGCCCGGCATGTACCCCGATGGCGAATACGACCTGGCGGGCTTCGCCGTGGGCGCGGTGGAAAAGTCGACGATCATCGACGGCAAGACCATCGTGCCGGGCGACGTGGTGCTGGGCCTGGCTTCCAGCGGCGCGCATTCCAACGGCTATTCGCTGCTGCGCAAGATCATCGCGCGCGCCGGCGCCCGTCCCGAGCAGGATTTCCACGGCAAGCCGCTGGTGGAAACCGTGATGGCGCCCACCCGCATCTACGTCAAGCAGGTGCTGGCTGCCTTGGCCGCCCACGGCACGGCCATCAAGGGCCTGGCGCACATCACCGGCGGCGGTTTGCTGGACAACGTGCCGCGCATCCTGCAGCCCGGCCTGCAGGCCCGCCTGCATCGCGATGCCTGGCAGATGCCCGAGCTGTTCTCGTGGCTGCAGCGCGAAGGCGGGGTGGCCGACGAGGAAATGCACCGCGTCTTCAACTGCGGCATCGGCATGGTCGTCGTGGTGCCGGCCGCCCAGGCCGACGCCGTGGCGCAAACCCTGCTTTCGCAAGGTGAAACGGTCAGCGTGCTGGGCGAGATCGTCGAGCAGGGCAAGGACGCCCCGCAGACCATCGTCGTCTAA
- a CDS encoding complex I NDUFA9 subunit family protein — MRILILGGTGFIGRHLVARLSAAGHVLTLPTRRLAHGRDLLVHPTATVLEADIHDEAVIEQLLPGHDAVINLVGILHSQRGKPYGADFERVHVLLPRRVAYACRTHGIGRFLHLSALGASPSGPSMYLRSKGDGETAIRAAFQSPGAGSFTLMRPSVVFGPDDNFLNLFGRLARWFPVLPVGGAKARMQPVYVEDLVLAMQAALTLPAAADATYEVVGPHVYTLGELVSLAAAAAGHPRPVIALPDALARVQAMFFECLPGDPLVSRDNLDSLTVDNVATRPLSTELGVVPTPLEAVLAQAVRRKGEVERRAR; from the coding sequence ATGCGTATCCTGATCCTGGGGGGCACCGGTTTCATCGGACGTCATCTCGTCGCTCGCCTGTCCGCCGCCGGCCATGTCCTCACCCTTCCCACCCGCCGCCTGGCGCACGGACGCGACCTGCTGGTGCATCCAACCGCCACCGTGCTGGAAGCCGACATCCACGACGAGGCCGTCATCGAGCAACTGCTGCCCGGGCATGACGCCGTCATCAACCTGGTCGGCATCCTGCACAGCCAGCGCGGCAAGCCCTATGGCGCCGACTTCGAGCGCGTGCACGTCCTGCTGCCGCGGCGCGTGGCCTACGCCTGCCGCACGCACGGCATCGGACGTTTCCTGCATCTCAGCGCACTGGGGGCGTCGCCCTCCGGTCCCAGCATGTACCTGCGCTCCAAGGGCGATGGCGAGACCGCCATCCGCGCGGCCTTCCAGTCGCCCGGCGCAGGCAGCTTCACGCTGATGCGCCCGTCGGTGGTGTTCGGCCCGGACGACAATTTCCTGAATCTCTTCGGCCGCCTGGCGCGCTGGTTTCCCGTGCTGCCGGTGGGCGGCGCGAAGGCCCGCATGCAGCCGGTGTATGTCGAAGACCTGGTGCTGGCCATGCAGGCCGCCTTGACCTTGCCAGCCGCGGCCGATGCCACGTACGAGGTCGTGGGGCCGCATGTGTATACGCTGGGGGAACTGGTGTCGCTGGCGGCCGCCGCGGCGGGCCATCCTCGGCCGGTCATCGCCTTGCCGGATGCGCTGGCCCGTGTGCAGGCGATGTTCTTCGAATGCCTGCCGGGCGATCCGCTGGTGTCGCGCGACAACCTGGATTCGCTGACGGTGGACAACGTGGCCACGCGGCCGCTCAGCACGGAGCTGGGCGTGGTGCCCACGCCGCTGGAGGCGGTATTGGCGCAGGCGGTTCGGCGCAAGGGCGAGGTCGAGCGGCGGGCCAGGTAG
- the ruvA gene encoding Holliday junction branch migration protein RuvA produces MIGRITGTLLEKSPPTLCVDVNGVGYDIDVPMSTLYALPETGARVTLYTHLAVREDAHVLYGFASAQERAAFRELIKVSGIGARIALAVLSGLTVADLAQAITLQESARLIRVPGIGKKTAERLLLEMRGKLGADLGAAAPAVPDSQSDILNALMALGYSDRESSAALKALPEGVDVSEGIRLALKSLVR; encoded by the coding sequence ATGATCGGACGCATCACCGGCACGCTGCTGGAAAAATCGCCGCCCACGCTGTGCGTGGACGTGAACGGCGTGGGTTACGACATCGACGTGCCCATGAGCACCCTCTACGCCCTGCCCGAAACCGGCGCGCGCGTGACGCTCTACACCCACCTGGCCGTGCGCGAAGACGCGCATGTGCTCTATGGCTTTGCCAGCGCCCAGGAACGCGCCGCGTTCCGCGAGCTGATCAAGGTCAGCGGCATCGGCGCGCGCATCGCGCTGGCGGTGCTGTCCGGCCTGACGGTCGCCGACCTGGCCCAGGCCATCACGCTGCAGGAATCGGCCAGGCTCATCCGCGTGCCCGGCATCGGCAAGAAGACCGCCGAACGCCTGCTGCTGGAAATGCGTGGCAAGCTGGGCGCCGACCTGGGCGCCGCGGCGCCGGCCGTGCCCGACAGCCAGTCGGACATCCTGAACGCGCTCATGGCGCTGGGCTATTCCGACCGCGAATCGAGCGCGGCGCTCAAGGCCCTGCCCGAAGGCGTGGACGTGTCGGAAGGCATCCGCCTGGCGCTGAAGTCGCTGGTGCGCTGA
- the ruvC gene encoding crossover junction endodeoxyribonuclease RuvC codes for MRILGIDPGLRRTGFGVVDAVGERLRYVASGTVVVPANLGLSQRLKVILDNLREVAGDTRPDVAAMEKVFLNTNPASTLLLGQARGAALCALADSGLEVHEYTALQIKKSVVGTGRAAKEQVQAMVQHLLSLDGRPAPDSADALACAICHAHAAPLADRLGGLGALATPGRARMRRGRLIALS; via the coding sequence ATGCGCATCCTCGGCATCGATCCCGGCCTGCGCCGCACCGGCTTCGGCGTGGTCGATGCCGTGGGCGAACGGCTGCGCTACGTGGCAAGCGGCACGGTGGTCGTGCCCGCCAACCTCGGCCTGTCGCAGCGCCTGAAGGTCATCCTCGACAACCTGCGTGAAGTCGCGGGCGATACCCGGCCCGACGTCGCCGCCATGGAAAAGGTGTTCCTGAACACCAACCCCGCCAGCACACTGCTGCTGGGCCAGGCGCGCGGCGCGGCGCTGTGCGCGCTGGCCGACTCGGGGCTGGAGGTGCACGAGTACACCGCGCTGCAGATCAAGAAATCGGTGGTGGGCACCGGCCGCGCCGCCAAGGAACAGGTGCAGGCGATGGTGCAGCACCTGCTGTCGCTGGACGGACGCCCCGCGCCCGACTCGGCCGACGCGCTGGCCTGCGCGATCTGCCACGCCCACGCCGCACCGCTGGCCGACCGCCTGGGCGGTCTCGGCGCCCTTGCAACCCCTGGCCGCGCGCGCATGCGCCGCGGCCGTCTCATCGCCCTATCATGA
- the purH gene encoding bifunctional phosphoribosylaminoimidazolecarboxamide formyltransferase/IMP cyclohydrolase, with translation MKPETALLSVSDKTGIVEFARALNVRGVRLLSTGGTAKLLAEAGLPVTEVAAHTGSPEILDGRVKTLHPRIHGGLLARRDSAEHMQTLKEQGIDRIDLLVVNLYPFRETVAKPGCTFADAVENIDIGGPAMLRAAAKNHGTEAGGVAVVIDPSDYSRVLADMDSPAGAPSYALRLELAAKVYAHTAAYDGAIAAYLSSLAEAAPAQDAAPARNPWPRVLTLQMNQAQALRYGENPHQSAAFYTDAHRAAGLLGNYRQLQGKELSYNNIADADAAWECVRSFEAPACVIVKHANPCGVAVAEGTLAAYEKAFKTDPTSAFGGIIAFNRPVDAATAEAVSGQFMEVLLAPAYDGAALAILAAKKNVRVLEVPAGTGQNPLDVKRVGGGWLVQSPDAHDVPVSDLKIVTKKAPTEQQFKDLQFAWKVAKFVKSNAIVFVADGMTMGVGAGQMSRIDSARIASIKAENAGLTLQGSAVASDAFFPFRDGLDVVCDAGATCVIQPGGSVRDDEVIAAADERGIAMVLTGTRHFRH, from the coding sequence ATGAAACCTGAAACCGCCCTGCTCTCCGTGTCCGACAAGACCGGCATCGTCGAATTCGCGCGCGCCCTGAACGTGCGCGGCGTGCGCCTGCTGTCGACCGGCGGCACCGCCAAGCTGCTGGCCGAAGCCGGCCTGCCCGTCACCGAAGTCGCCGCCCACACGGGTTCGCCCGAGATCCTGGACGGCCGCGTGAAGACGCTGCATCCGCGCATCCACGGCGGCCTGCTGGCCCGCCGCGACAGCGCCGAGCACATGCAGACGCTGAAGGAACAGGGCATCGACCGCATCGACCTGCTGGTGGTCAACCTCTACCCCTTCCGCGAAACCGTGGCCAAGCCCGGCTGCACCTTCGCCGACGCGGTGGAGAACATCGACATCGGCGGCCCGGCCATGCTGCGCGCGGCCGCCAAGAACCACGGCACGGAAGCCGGCGGCGTGGCCGTCGTGATCGACCCCTCCGACTACAGCCGCGTGCTGGCCGACATGGACAGCCCCGCCGGCGCCCCGTCGTACGCCCTGCGCCTGGAGCTGGCCGCCAAGGTCTACGCCCACACCGCCGCCTATGACGGCGCCATCGCCGCCTACCTGAGCAGCCTGGCCGAGGCCGCGCCCGCCCAGGACGCCGCGCCCGCCCGCAACCCGTGGCCGCGCGTGCTGACGCTGCAGATGAACCAGGCGCAGGCGCTGCGCTACGGCGAGAACCCGCACCAGAGCGCCGCGTTCTACACCGACGCGCACCGCGCCGCCGGCCTGCTGGGCAACTACCGCCAGTTGCAGGGCAAGGAACTGTCCTACAACAACATCGCCGACGCCGATGCCGCCTGGGAATGCGTGCGCAGCTTCGAGGCGCCCGCCTGCGTGATCGTCAAGCACGCCAACCCCTGCGGCGTGGCCGTGGCAGAAGGCACGCTGGCCGCCTACGAGAAGGCCTTCAAGACCGACCCGACCTCGGCCTTCGGCGGCATCATCGCCTTCAACCGTCCGGTGGACGCGGCCACCGCCGAGGCCGTCAGCGGCCAGTTCATGGAAGTGCTGCTGGCCCCCGCCTATGACGGCGCGGCCCTGGCCATCCTGGCCGCCAAGAAGAACGTGCGCGTGCTGGAGGTGCCGGCCGGCACGGGCCAGAACCCGCTCGACGTCAAGCGCGTGGGCGGCGGCTGGCTGGTCCAGAGCCCGGACGCGCATGACGTGCCGGTCTCCGACCTGAAGATCGTCACCAAGAAGGCCCCCACCGAGCAGCAGTTCAAGGACCTGCAGTTCGCCTGGAAGGTCGCCAAGTTCGTGAAGTCCAACGCCATCGTGTTCGTGGCCGACGGCATGACGATGGGCGTGGGCGCGGGCCAGATGAGCCGCATCGACTCGGCGCGCATCGCCTCGATCAAGGCCGAGAACGCCGGCCTGACGCTGCAGGGCTCGGCCGTGGCATCGGACGCCTTCTTCCCCTTCCGCGACGGCCTGGACGTGGTGTGCGACGCGGGCGCGACCTGCGTCATCCAGCCGGGCGGCAGCGTGCGTGACGACGAAGTGATCGCCGCCGCCGACGAGCGCGGCATCGCGATGGTGCTGACCGGCACCCGTCACTTCCGCCACTGA
- a CDS encoding helix-turn-helix domain-containing protein: protein MSKKDVLEDCVRDSLARYFEDLGDAEPHDMWEMVMRCVERPVLEVAMERSGGNQSRASEMLGITRNTLRKKLLAHNIRA, encoded by the coding sequence ATGAGCAAGAAAGACGTTCTGGAAGACTGCGTGCGCGATAGCCTGGCACGGTATTTCGAAGACCTCGGCGACGCCGAGCCCCACGACATGTGGGAAATGGTGATGCGCTGCGTCGAGCGCCCCGTGCTTGAAGTGGCCATGGAGCGCTCGGGCGGCAACCAGTCGCGCGCCTCCGAAATGCTGGGCATCACCCGCAACACGCTGCGCAAGAAGCTGCTGGCTCACAACATCCGCGCCTGA
- the dusB gene encoding tRNA dihydrouridine synthase DusB, which translates to MRLGPWTLPNNVFVAPMAGVTDRPFRQLCKKLGAGYAVSEMAASNPQLWDSVKTSRRLDHRGEIDPIAVQIAGADPAMMAEAAVFNVQRGAQIIDINMGCPVKKVCKAASGSALLRDEPLVGRIVQAVVDACRPLGIPVTLKTRTGWDPEHRNALRVARMAEDIGISALILHGRTRADLYTGHAEYDTIREVKAALSIPVVANGDIDSPEKARAVLDYTGADAVMLGRAAQGRPWLFRETDHYLRTGERLPPPSYGEMRSLLLAHLDDHYHFYGEITGVRTARKHIGWYVAGLPGAQAFCDVMNRLESTREQHQAVADWFGRLMQQHDAPDAAYSLAA; encoded by the coding sequence ATGCGCCTCGGCCCCTGGACCCTCCCCAACAATGTATTCGTCGCCCCCATGGCGGGCGTGACGGATCGCCCTTTCCGCCAGCTTTGCAAGAAGCTGGGGGCGGGCTACGCCGTGTCGGAAATGGCCGCCAGCAACCCCCAGCTCTGGGACAGCGTGAAAACCTCGCGCCGGCTGGATCACCGCGGCGAAATCGACCCCATCGCGGTCCAGATCGCCGGCGCCGACCCGGCCATGATGGCCGAGGCCGCCGTCTTCAACGTCCAGCGCGGCGCGCAGATCATCGACATCAACATGGGTTGTCCGGTCAAGAAGGTCTGCAAGGCCGCTTCCGGCTCGGCACTGCTGCGCGACGAACCGCTGGTGGGCCGCATCGTGCAGGCCGTCGTCGACGCCTGCCGCCCGCTGGGCATCCCCGTCACGCTGAAGACCCGCACCGGCTGGGACCCCGAACACCGCAACGCGCTGCGCGTGGCACGCATGGCCGAGGACATCGGCATTTCGGCGCTGATCCTGCATGGCCGCACCCGGGCCGACCTGTATACCGGCCACGCCGAATACGACACCATCCGCGAGGTCAAGGCGGCGTTGTCGATCCCGGTCGTGGCCAATGGCGACATCGACAGTCCGGAAAAGGCCCGCGCCGTCCTGGACTACACTGGCGCCGACGCGGTCATGCTGGGCCGCGCCGCGCAGGGCCGACCCTGGCTCTTCCGCGAGACAGACCATTACCTGCGCACGGGCGAACGCCTGCCGCCGCCCAGCTACGGCGAAATGCGCAGCTTGCTGCTGGCGCACCTGGACGATCACTACCATTTCTATGGCGAGATCACCGGCGTGCGCACGGCGCGCAAGCATATCGGCTGGTACGTCGCCGGCCTGCCCGGGGCCCAGGCGTTCTGCGATGTCATGAACCGCCTGGAATCCACCCGCGAACAGCATCAAGCCGTCGCCGACTGGTTCGGGCGGCTGATGCAGCAGCACGACGCGCCTGACGCCGCGTATTCCCTGGCGGCCTGA
- a CDS encoding FAD-dependent monooxygenase, protein MPGMSLPDHDIAILGGGPAGSALALLLARTAPRPDRIALFRAPLRGAGHAADPRSLAMNHGSQVLLASLGAWPRVAAEIRTVHVSQRGRLGRTLIRHDDYGVPRLGSVAGYSALHQALAEAVAKSGVQVIEDGQARLARHDAQGATIEQAGRAWSCAVAVQADGTPGDAAPRDYDQHAVLTLARASLPRAGWAWERFTREGPLALLPHPAGPDVHSVVWCCRPERARQLQAMDEAEFSRALNAAFGTRLGRLSAQRPDGVFPLALRLRPALAEGRTAAIGNAAQTLHPVAGQGLNLGLRDAARLALSLAGWLRQADTDPAPLLAQYAQARQPDRRATAGVTDFLPRVFATGLPAVEHACGLALLGLDLAAPLRAPLARHLLQGLRA, encoded by the coding sequence ATGCCCGGCATGAGCCTGCCCGACCACGACATCGCCATCCTCGGCGGCGGCCCGGCCGGCAGCGCGCTGGCGCTGCTGCTGGCGCGCACCGCCCCGCGGCCCGACCGCATCGCCCTGTTCCGCGCCCCGCTGCGCGGCGCCGGCCATGCCGCCGACCCGCGCTCGCTGGCCATGAACCATGGCAGCCAGGTGCTGCTGGCGTCGCTGGGCGCCTGGCCCCGCGTGGCGGCCGAGATCCGCACGGTGCACGTGTCGCAGCGCGGCCGCCTGGGCCGCACCCTCATCCGGCATGACGACTACGGCGTGCCCCGCCTGGGCAGCGTCGCGGGCTACAGCGCGCTGCACCAGGCGCTGGCCGAGGCCGTCGCGAAAAGCGGCGTGCAGGTCATCGAGGACGGCCAGGCGCGCCTGGCGCGCCATGACGCCCAGGGCGCCACCATCGAACAGGCCGGACGCGCCTGGTCCTGCGCCGTGGCCGTGCAGGCCGACGGCACGCCTGGCGACGCCGCCCCGCGCGATTACGACCAGCACGCCGTGCTGACCCTGGCGCGCGCCAGCCTGCCGCGCGCGGGCTGGGCCTGGGAGCGCTTCACCCGGGAAGGCCCGCTCGCCCTGCTGCCCCACCCCGCCGGCCCCGACGTCCATTCCGTGGTGTGGTGCTGCCGCCCCGAACGCGCCCGCCAGTTGCAGGCCATGGACGAGGCCGAGTTCTCGCGTGCGTTGAACGCGGCTTTCGGCACCCGCCTGGGCCGCCTGTCCGCCCAGCGCCCGGACGGCGTCTTCCCGCTGGCCCTGCGCCTGCGTCCCGCGCTGGCGGAAGGCCGCACGGCGGCCATCGGCAACGCCGCGCAGACGCTGCACCCGGTCGCCGGGCAAGGCTTGAACCTGGGCCTGCGCGACGCGGCACGGCTTGCGCTGTCGCTGGCCGGCTGGCTGCGGCAGGCCGACACCGATCCCGCCCCCTTGCTGGCGCAATACGCCCAGGCCCGCCAGCCGGACCGCCGCGCCACGGCGGGCGTCACCGACTTCCTGCCCCGGGTGTTCGCCACCGGCCTGCCCGCCGTCGAGCACGCCTGCGGCCTGGCCTTGCTGGGCCTGGACCTGGCGGCGCCGCTGCGCGCGCCCCTGGCACGCCACCTGCTGCAGGGCCTGCGGGCCTGA
- a CDS encoding TM2 domain-containing protein yields the protein MHVIDVTPINPRPAAPRARHFRHKLVAGLLATFLGFLGAHAWYMGRRRPWLITGYSLILLALSTQADSWWDNPAFFLLLIPAVDGFISSAIYCLTPDEAFDQRYNSGQARVSRSGLGPIFLAIANLLIATIVTLSGVATIVLYIWTAVGWLDGYVL from the coding sequence ATGCATGTCATCGACGTGACGCCGATCAATCCCCGGCCCGCCGCGCCGCGCGCGCGCCACTTCCGGCACAAGCTGGTGGCTGGGCTGTTGGCCACCTTCCTGGGGTTCCTGGGCGCGCATGCCTGGTACATGGGGCGCCGCCGCCCCTGGCTCATCACCGGTTATTCGCTGATCCTGCTGGCGCTGTCCACGCAGGCCGATAGCTGGTGGGACAACCCCGCCTTCTTCCTGCTGCTGATCCCCGCGGTGGACGGTTTCATCAGCTCGGCCATTTATTGCCTGACGCCGGACGAGGCCTTCGATCAACGCTACAACAGCGGCCAGGCGCGCGTGTCCCGCTCGGGGCTGGGCCCGATCTTCCTGGCCATCGCCAATCTGCTGATCGCCACCATCGTGACGCTGTCGGGCGTGGCGACCATCGTCCTCTACATCTGGACGGCCGTGGGCTGGCTGGACGGCTACGTGCTCTGA